The following proteins are co-located in the Eleginops maclovinus isolate JMC-PN-2008 ecotype Puerto Natales chromosome 23, JC_Emac_rtc_rv5, whole genome shotgun sequence genome:
- the LOC134860117 gene encoding uncharacterized protein LOC134860117 produces the protein MISSLWLLGALCCLVLPGLLESKSLLNDMQQEEMVPVSNVGIDSQRANGFLSNSRPKRNVDPRWYRGNPDFQSYYRYYSSIGHTEGIYEIDKLRMLYQQMRYLEHTYGPDASYYQNKLGVPMIMCDPVTDKKCKVALPPPPPMKGKPTAPLPTPPPLPPAPVISQADVLYLCNKKDPLCKPHIVYMPTGSVPVLCDPRYHPHCTPQKAPAPVAAVHPPPPPPPQKSAPAQPPPPPPPVLVKKTLSVPLRTFKGMEYDCDPYWDPDCLIDHPPRPMKGKTLVVQPPPPHLVEEKEEESVPENPPPAPKEKKGPIFPYFFPKPYNPMDDLYDPMRFQYPQPAAASDEPAESGHSQ, from the exons ATGATTTCTTCACTATGGTTGTTGGGGGCACTCTGCTGTCTGGTGCTCCCCG GCCTGCTGGAGTCCAAATCTTTGTTAAACGACATGCAGCAGGAGG AGATGGTACCCGTCAGTAACGTTGGTATTGACTCACAGAGAGCAAACGGCTTTCTGAGCAACTCCAGGCCGAAGCGTAACGTGGACCCGAGGTGGTACAGAGGAAACCCAGACTTCCAGTCCTACTACCGCTACTACAGCAGCATCGGACACACTGAGGGG atCTATGAGATCGACAAGCTGCGGATGCTCTACCAGCAGATGAGGTACCTGGAGCACACCTACGGCCCCGACGCCTCCTATTACCAGAACAAGCTGGGAGTGCCGATGATCATGTGTGACCCAGTTACTGACAAGAAGTGCAAAGTggctctccctcctcctcctcccatgaAAGGAAAGCCCACGGCCCCCCTGCCGACCCCCCCGCCTCTCCCCCCGGCTCCAGTCATCTCCCAGGCTGACGTCCTGTACCTATGCAACAAGAAGGACCCCCTCTGTAAGCCCCACATCGTCTACATGCCCACCGGCTCCGTGCCTGTGCTCTGCGACCCTCGCTACCACCCCCACTGCACCCCCCAGAAAGCTCCAGCTCCAGTGGCAGCAGTccatcctcctccccctcctccaccacagAAGTCCGCCCCCGCtcaaccccctcctcctccacctccagtcCTCGTCAAAAAAACCCTCTCGGTCCCCCTCCGCACCTTCAAAGGCATGGAGTACGACTGTGACCCCTACTGGGACCCCGACTGCCTGATTGACCACCCTCCCCGGCCCATGAAGGGAAAGACTCTTGTTGTCCAGCCACCACCCCCCCATTTGgtggaggaaaaggaagaggaatcAGTGCCGGAGAATCCTCCACCTGCTCCCAAAGAGAAGAAAGGACCCATCTTCCCTTACTTCTTCCCCAAGCCCTACAACCCCATGGATGATCTGTACGACCCAATGCGCTTCCAGTACCCGCAGCCCGCTGCTGCCTCCGACGAGCCCGCAGAGTCCGGCCACAGCCAGTGA